CTTGCTAAATAATGCAAAGCCATGCATATGATTACCTATAGCTCACTTTTCAACCATTGAGGAGGAAAGTATGGGAATCAGGATTTTCGTTTTGGCTCTCGTGGCCGCTCTCACCGTTGGCGTGGCGCCTGTTCAGGCCGCCCAAAAAGCCGCCATGAGTGAAGAGAAAGCGATCAGTGCGACGTACATGAAGGGTGTCGATCAGATTGCAAGTCGTCAGTGGAACGCGGGCATCGCCACGCTGACCCCGGTTATCGACAACCCCAAAACCAGCAAGGACATCCTGGCCAACGCGCTTGCTAACCGTGGCGCTGCATACTCCAACAAGAAGAACTACGACCTGGCCATGGCCGACTTCAACAAGGCTCTGGAAATCAAACCCGACCTTATCAATGCGCTGTATGAACGCGCCCGCGTGTTGGCCATGCAGGGCAAGCACGCCGAAGCCGTTGCCGACCTGACCAAGGTCATCGGAATGTCCCAGCCCAGCATCCTTACGGGCGGGTATCACTACAACCGGGG
This genomic window from Fundidesulfovibrio putealis DSM 16056 contains:
- a CDS encoding tetratricopeptide repeat protein, translating into MGIRIFVLALVAALTVGVAPVQAAQKAAMSEEKAISATYMKGVDQIASRQWNAGIATLTPVIDNPKTSKDILANALANRGAAYSNKKNYDLAMADFNKALEIKPDLINALYERARVLAMQGKHAEAVADLTKVIGMSQPSILTGGYHYNRGVSYMGMLPPQPDKAKEDFAMAKKMNPKLKIPVKYKDL